In Pleomorphomonas sp. T1.2MG-36, the genomic stretch GCCGCCATTCCGGTGCGAAAGGAGGCCAGGGCGCGCGCCGGTGCTGCATTATGCGCCCGAGTTGGCTGGCGGCGGTGAAAGAACTGTCTTGGGTGGTCTGAAAACAAAGAACGTTGATGTCGTGGTCACTCGGAATGGTATCGGCCCCGTGCTCGCAGTCTCGTGTAAGGGGGTAACCGGAGCATTTCGTAACCTGACAAATCGAATGGAAGAGACGATTGGTGAGTGTACCAACCTGCACATCACCTATCCGGCTCTTGTGCTTGGATATCTCGTTCTTCTTCGCGCAAATCAGATGGCCGAGCAGGTGCTTGATGATGCAGCGACGATCGCCGAAAGTTCAGAAATTCTACCTGAGACAAAGATTCTAGGTGCAAACGACATTGCGATTGCGGAGGGCGGAGACCCAGTTGCAGGCATAGTCCGTTTCCATAATGCTCTCAGGGAGATGGCCGGTCGCCGCGGAATCCGAAATGATGTCAGTCGTTACGAGGCAATTGGTTTCGGTCTGGTGGAAATGCAGGGGGTGAACAAGAACGGTCTCTTGAACAGCTTTCCGTTGCCCGACAGCCCGCTCAACCTAGGCGGCTTTTTCAACACTCTCTATGCCCGTTACGATGAGCGCTTTGTCGTAAGTGCGCCCGATCTCTCTTCCGTTACTCGGCGTCTAGAGTGGGATGCAGAGTCGCCGGCCCTCAAGCTTCCCGCCCTGGATTTCCCGACTAGGCAATCTAACTAGTTGGGAAATCCAGGGCGGGTTCAAATGCCCACTGCACCCGACTACTCAGTCTCGCAGCGCCATGTGACGAGCCGGCCGTCTTCATCGTCCCAGCGCGTGCCGGTGCGGACGAAGCCGGCGCATTCGAGGACGCGCTGCGAGGCGATGTTGTCGGGGCTGGTGTCGGCGGTGATGGCGCGGACGGCGGGGGTGGCCTTTGCCCAGCGCACGATGTCGCGGATGGCCGCGCCGGCATGGCCCCGTTGCTGACGGCTCGGCGCGATGCCGTAGCCGATGTCGACCACGCCATCCTTTGGCGGGCGGGTGACGGAGCACAGCCCCACCAGTTCGCCGTCGCTGACGATCAGCCAGGACGCTGGCGAGAAGGTTTGACGCACCTCGGCCGCCACGTCGTCCAGTATGTCCAGGATATCGGAAGAGGCGATCGGCGTGTCGGCGAACCGAAGATCCCTCGGCGCGCGACCCTCGATGAGGGCCGCGTAGTCCTGTTCGGTGGTTGCGAGAATCATCGTCGCCTCATGGCTTCGGCGCCGAGCCGCTTGGCGTCGGGGCGGGCGTGCGACACGTTTCGTCGAAGGTCTTCATCGTTGCCCTGTCGACGGTTCCCGCCGCGTACATGCCCCGGACCGCGTCGTGGATGGCCGCGAAGGCCTCGCTCTTGAACGCTCGCTTCGCCGTCATTGCAATCCCTTTTCAGCCCGCCACCCCGTCGTCCTCGACGATGGCCTTGGCGGAGAACACGAACTGGCAGCGCACGCCGTCGGGGGCGGCGGTCCAGTCGGCGCGGCCCATGGTGTCGTGGGCGAGGCTGTTGCGGATCAGCATCGAGCCGAAGCCCTTGCTGGTGCCGACCTCCACCGGCGGGCCGCCGGCCTCGCGCCAGTCGAGCTTCACCCGCGCGCCTTCGCCCTCGGGGCAGGGCGTCAGCGTCCAGCCGATGTGGACCTTGCCGTCGGGCGTCGACAGTGCGCCGTATTTCATGGCGTTGGTGATCAGCTCGTGCAGGGCCAGCGCCAGGCCGAGGCCGGTGCGCGGCGCCAGCTCGGCGTCGCCGTCGGCATCGATGACGATGCGGTCGTCGAGCTGGTAGGTCACGGTGAAGGTGTCGCGGACGATGGCGCCGAGGCGGCTGTCGCCGGGGCCGGCCAGGATGCGGATCTGCGCCTTGTTGAGGGCGGCGATGCGGTCGCCGAGGCTCTGGCGGGCGGCCTCGATCGACGGCGCCCGGCGCAGCGTGTTCTCGGTGATGATCTGGATGATGGTCAGGATGTTCTTGACGCGGTGGGCGCTCTCGCGCGCCACCATGTCGAGCCGCTCCTCGATCTGCTTCCTCTGCGTCAGGTCCTGCACGGCGCCGAGCACGCGCTCGGGCCGGCCCCGGGCGTCGCGCACGACGGTGCCGCGCGCGCCGATCCAGGTGATCTGGCCGTCGATCAGCAGGCGCATCTCGCCAGGCATCTCCACGTCGGCGCCACCCGCGCTTTCGGCCGCGAGGCGGACCAGGCGGGAGGCGTCCTCGGGGTGGATGCGGTTCAACACCTCGACGATGGGCACGTCCTCCATCGTTTCCGGCAGCCGCAACAGGTCGTGGAACAGGCGCGAGCCGCGCACGGTGCGGCGCCGGAAATCCCAGTCGTAGGTGCCGAAGCCGCCGCCTTCCTGGGACAGGCGCAACAGCTCGGTCTGCCGTTCGAGGTCGCGCTGGGCGCGCCAGCGCTCCGTCACGTCGTGGCCCTGGACGAAGATGCCGGTCATCTCGCCCTGGGCGTCGCGGATCGGCTGGTAGACGAAGTCGACGTGCCGGAGTTCGGGCAGCGCCACGCCGCTCCAGCGCAGGAACACCGGCATGTTCTGGCCCGAGTAGGGCACGCCGGTGCGCCAGACCTCGTCGAGAATGTCGGTGAAGCCCTGGCCGACCACCTCCGGCAGCGCCTCGGCGACGCTGAGGCCGACGAGGTTGCCGCGCCCGACCAGCCGGCGATAGGCGTCGTTGGCCAGCTGGAAGACGTGGGTCGGCCCGGTCAGCACGGCGATGAAGCCGGGCGCCTGCTCGAACAGCTCGCGCAGCAGGGCGATCTCGCCGAACAGCTTGTCGCTGGCCGTCTGCACCGCCTGCGCCCG encodes the following:
- a CDS encoding PAS domain-containing protein, whose product is MFSKLAADDLDLRDLFNASANAYVIFTRDLVIAGCNDAYLEAVGRENRDEIIGRGLFEAFPADPNSDGYRILTASFNRVLETNQPDHVALVPYDTSRPGDPPSLRFWSATHTPLKNRSGELAYILQHTEDVTELQELRERDARANMAESGVLARAQAVQTASDKLFGEIALLRELFEQAPGFIAVLTGPTHVFQLANDAYRRLVGRGNLVGLSVAEALPEVVGQGFTDILDEVWRTGVPYSGQNMPVFLRWSGVALPELRHVDFVYQPIRDAQGEMTGIFVQGHDVTERWRAQRDLERQTELLRLSQEGGGFGTYDWDFRRRTVRGSRLFHDLLRLPETMEDVPIVEVLNRIHPEDASRLVRLAAESAGGADVEMPGEMRLLIDGQITWIGARGTVVRDARGRPERVLGAVQDLTQRKQIEERLDMVARESAHRVKNILTIIQIITENTLRRAPSIEAARQSLGDRIAALNKAQIRILAGPGDSRLGAIVRDTFTVTYQLDDRIVIDADGDAELAPRTGLGLALALHELITNAMKYGALSTPDGKVHIGWTLTPCPEGEGARVKLDWREAGGPPVEVGTSKGFGSMLIRNSLAHDTMGRADWTAAPDGVRCQFVFSAKAIVEDDGVAG
- a CDS encoding GNAT family N-acetyltransferase, which gives rise to MILATTEQDYAALIEGRAPRDLRFADTPIASSDILDILDDVAAEVRQTFSPASWLIVSDGELVGLCSVTRPPKDGVVDIGYGIAPSRQQRGHAGAAIRDIVRWAKATPAVRAITADTSPDNIASQRVLECAGFVRTGTRWDDEDGRLVTWRCETE